The Acidimicrobiales bacterium DNA window CGACCGTGCAGTTCCACCTGCGGGACGCGGGGACCGCCGACGAGGACCTCAAGGCGCTGGTGGCGGGCCGCCATGCCGGCGGGGCGCTGCTGTTCACCTGCAACGGGCGGGGCACCAGGCTGTTCCGCCGGCCCGACCACGACGCGTCGGTGGTGGCCGACGCCCTGAGTGACGCACCGGTGGCGGGATTCTTCGCCGCCGGGGAGTTCGGTCCGATCGGAGGGCGGAACTTCCTGCACGGCTTCACCGCGTCCCTCGCCCTGTTCGGAACCGATGGCTCCGGGTAGGTTGCGGTCATGACCAACCTCACCCGCCTCTACCAGGAGCAGAGGCAGAGCCCCTGGTTGGACAACCTCCAGCGCTCGTACCTGACGTCCGGGCGGCTGGGTGAGTTGCGTGACAAGGGAATACGCGGGGTGACGTCCAACCCGACCATCTTCCAGAAGGCCATCGAGGCGAGCGCGGACTACGACGACCAGTTCCGGTCACTTCTGCAGAAGCACACGGTCGAAGACGCCTACTGGGAGCTGGTGTTCTCCGACATCGGGGGGGCGCTCGACGTCTTTGCCCCTGTCTACGAGGAGTCGGGAGGGGAGGACGGCTTCGTGTCGCTCGAGCTGTCCCC harbors:
- a CDS encoding transaldolase family protein, translating into MTNLTRLYQEQRQSPWLDNLQRSYLTSGRLGELRDKGIRGVTSNPTIFQKAIEASADYDDQFRSLLQKHTVEDAYWELVFSDIGGALDVFAPVYEESGGEDGFVSLELSPTMANDSGSSERAARTFHERIRRPNLYVKIPATAAGVPAVRAMVAEGRNINITLIFSLERYAEVIEAYLSGLEEFVAGGGDPSGVRSVAS